The Pseudarthrobacter defluvii DNA window AGGTACACCAGGTAGGCCGCCCCTGCGTAGCGGATCACGTTGAAAGCGACGGGGGAACTGGCCACCAGCACCCCAACGCCCAGGGCCACAATCAGAACGTGCACTACGAGGGCTGCCTGCTGGCCCAGGATTCCCCAGATGGAGCGGCGGAAGCCCGCGTTGAGCGAGTTGCTCATGGTGTTGATGGCCCCGGCGCCAGGGGTAAAGCTGATCAGGACGCCGGCACCCGCGAGGGCCAGCCACAGGGAAAATTGCACTAAACAATCTTACGGGGGCAAGGGCATGCCCTCCTGCCTGTCAGCCGCACTTTCCATGCTTTGAATGCACCCAGTGGTCCATGGTGCACGGCAGGCCCAGATGGTACCGGTCGAAGTAGTAGTGCGGGCCGTTGGACAGGTACCCTTCCTCGTCGAGGCCAAAATGCCCGATCATGCGGAATCCGCGGTCAAGGGCCAGTTCCCCCAGCACCTCCGCTTCCACGAGGACCGGTGCGTGGACGTCGGTGCACGCCGCCCAGGCCCCGGCATGGGCGATGGCAAAGTAGCGCGTTACGTCCGGATCCAGATGACCAACGGCACCGGGGAGTGCGGGCACAGGCTATGTGGACAGCTGAAGCTACGCCCGCGCGATGACCTCACCGTTCGGGATCAGGAACCAGCCGTTGTCCGTGGAGCCCCAGCGGTGCCAGCCCGCTGAGATCCTGGCCAGGTCCGCGGGCTCGGCGAACCCATACTCCTGCGCCTGCTCGGCGAACGCGGAGTGCAGCACCCGCTCACCCCAGACGCGGGCCTGCCAGCGGCGCTGCTGTGCCGTGGCGTAAAGCCAGTTGCTGCTGGTGGGTGCCACATCGGTGAACCCCGCAGACTGGGCCCAGCTGACCAGGCGCCGCCCGGCGTCGGGCTCTGCTCCGTTACGCCGGGCGATCCGCTGGTACAGGTCCATCCACTCGTCGAGCTCAGGAATCTCGGGGTACCAGCTCATGCCGTGGAAGTCCGCGTCGCGGACGGCCACGATGCCGCCCGGCTTGGCCACGCGGCGCATCTCACGCAGGGCCTCCACGGGGTCCGTGAGGTGCTGGAGCACCTGGTGGGCGTGGACGACGTCAAAACTTTCGTCCGCGAAGTCCAGGTCATAGATGTTGCCCGCCACGAACTCCACGTTGGGCACTTCGCCTTCGACGGCGAGCGCCTGGGCCTGGGCGATGATGTCCGGTGAGCGGTCCAGTCCGGTGACCTTGCCGGGGCTGACCAGGGCAGCGAAGTCACAGGTGATGGTGCCGGGCCCGCAGCCGACGTCCAGCAGGGTCGCTCCCGGCGTGAGGTACGGAAGGACGAACACCGCCGAATTCTCGGCGGTTCTGGCGGCATGGGCGCGGACCACCGATTCATGGTGGCCGTGCGTGTAAACGTCGTCTTCAGGCTGCTGCGCACTCATAACCAAACGCTACCCTCCGCGCAAGGCTCCTACTCGGATTCCGTCCTTGCCGCCACGGTTGCTTCGATCATCGACGTCATGAAACGCGTGACAGTTTCCAGTTCCTGCTCGGAGAAGCCGGCCATGGCGCTGCCCATGTGCTGTGCCAGCGGAGCGAAGATGGCTCCGCCCTCCCGGAATGCCTTGGGGGTCATCTTCAGCTGGACTTGCCGGCGGTCCGTGCTGTGGCGTTCCCGGACCACGTGCCCGGAACTGTCCAACCGGTCGATCAGTGCGGTCGTGGCGGGAGAACTAAGGTTCAGTTCCTTCCGCAGCAGTCCGGGCGTCACGATGCTGCCCCTGGCGGTATGGCGCATGATCACGGCGAGGGCGTTCATGTCGGTGCGATGCATGTCCTGGCGGTCCCCGGCGGCGTCCACATAGCGGTTCGCTTCGATGGTGAACTCCTGCAGGATCCGGAGCAGGGGATGCCCGAAGCCGGGCCCCGCCTGCGCGAAGGGGGATGCGTCAGGAGTGCCGTCGCCTGCCATCTCCACCTCCCAGCCTTCGATCTGCTTCGCGTATTTGCCCAAGCGTCCTGACGGATATTACTCCAGGGCCGGGGGTCACTTGGCGCCCTGTCCACTTCCTGCCTTCCTGGCCGGGGAGGAAGCAAAAAAAGCTTGACTGGCACTTATCTCTGTTGTGGAGATAATCTATGCTGGAACAAATACTACTCCTCCTCATGCTCACCCACATGTAAGGCATCATGAAACGCACAAAAGCAGGCAGGGAACGCGTCCCGTTCTGGCTGCGCTGGTTGATCCCGGTTGTCCTGGTGCTGACCTGGCTGGGACTCGCCGGGGTAGGCGGCCCCACGTTCGGCCGGTTGGAGGAGGTCTCCTCCAACGACCAGGCGTCTTTCCTGCCCGCCAGCGCCGAGGCCACTGAGGCGCAGGACTGGCAGGCGAAGTTCCGCGACTCGGACGAGGTTCCGGGCATCATCGTCATCGAGAAAAACGAGGCTTTTACACCTCCCCAGCTGGGCGAACTGGCCACACTGAAAGCCGATCTTGAAAACCTCAAGCTCGGCAGCACGGTCATTGGTCCCATCCCGTCCAAGGATGCCAAGGCCGTCCAGTTCGTCGTCCCCATCGGATCGTCGGCCGAGCTCAAGGACGCCGTCAAGGAACTGAGGGCCACGGTAGGGGAGGCGGCGCCGGAAGGTGCCCAGACCTTTGTGACCGGCCCTGCGGGACTTGCCGCAGACCTGA harbors:
- a CDS encoding methyltransferase domain-containing protein, with the translated sequence MSAQQPEDDVYTHGHHESVVRAHAARTAENSAVFVLPYLTPGATLLDVGCGPGTITCDFAALVSPGKVTGLDRSPDIIAQAQALAVEGEVPNVEFVAGNIYDLDFADESFDVVHAHQVLQHLTDPVEALREMRRVAKPGGIVAVRDADFHGMSWYPEIPELDEWMDLYQRIARRNGAEPDAGRRLVSWAQSAGFTDVAPTSSNWLYATAQQRRWQARVWGERVLHSAFAEQAQEYGFAEPADLARISAGWHRWGSTDNGWFLIPNGEVIARA
- a CDS encoding MarR family winged helix-turn-helix transcriptional regulator, which encodes MAGDGTPDASPFAQAGPGFGHPLLRILQEFTIEANRYVDAAGDRQDMHRTDMNALAVIMRHTARGSIVTPGLLRKELNLSSPATTALIDRLDSSGHVVRERHSTDRRQVQLKMTPKAFREGGAIFAPLAQHMGSAMAGFSEQELETVTRFMTSMIEATVAARTESE